One segment of Verrucomicrobiia bacterium DNA contains the following:
- a CDS encoding MFS transporter: MSEPIPSSERTEPTIATVPADTVPLSWRVVTGGISWRKTFAAFRHRNYRLFFGGQLVSVIGTWMQQVAVGWLVYDLSNSAFTLGAVRFASAIPVTLLTLVGGAMADRIEKRRIVMATESTAMVLAFILAALVYFGVIKIWQIALLSLLEGITDAFDIPTRQSFVVEMVGKDDLMNAIALNSSLFNGARVFGPAIAGILIGVIGMTGCFLLNGVSYLAVVAAYLAMRTTVSRPPVKHQPIWHETVEAFRYVRSHRVLRAVISLVTVVSLFGWPYSVLLPVFARDVLHVGVSGYGYLMAANGAGALVGALTLASLGDSPHKRKLFYGGLFGFCIMLCVFALSRVYWLSAAALTGSGFFMIIFFATANTAVQTSVPDELRGRVMGIYSLAFIGLTPFGSLIAGSLAHVTSASFTVTMGSVICLIAGLIVMRIMTPQQTGH; the protein is encoded by the coding sequence GTGAGTGAGCCCATTCCATCATCGGAACGTACCGAACCGACGATTGCGACCGTGCCCGCGGACACGGTGCCGCTGTCGTGGCGGGTCGTCACGGGCGGAATCAGTTGGCGCAAAACTTTCGCCGCCTTTCGCCACCGCAACTACCGCCTCTTCTTTGGCGGACAACTGGTCTCCGTCATCGGCACCTGGATGCAACAAGTCGCTGTGGGCTGGCTGGTGTACGATCTCAGCAACTCGGCCTTCACCCTCGGCGCCGTGCGCTTTGCCTCCGCCATTCCCGTCACCCTTCTGACGCTGGTGGGCGGCGCCATGGCCGACCGCATCGAGAAACGCCGCATCGTGATGGCCACCGAAAGCACCGCGATGGTGCTCGCGTTTATCCTCGCGGCCCTGGTGTACTTTGGCGTCATCAAAATCTGGCAGATCGCTCTCTTGAGTTTGCTGGAAGGAATTACCGACGCCTTCGACATCCCCACTCGCCAGAGTTTCGTCGTCGAAATGGTCGGCAAGGACGACCTGATGAACGCCATCGCATTGAACTCGTCACTATTCAACGGCGCGCGCGTTTTCGGTCCGGCCATCGCGGGCATCTTGATTGGCGTGATCGGCATGACGGGTTGCTTCCTCCTGAACGGAGTGTCGTATCTCGCCGTCGTGGCCGCCTATCTGGCCATGCGTACGACGGTGAGCCGGCCACCCGTCAAACATCAACCGATCTGGCACGAAACAGTGGAAGCCTTCCGGTACGTGCGCAGTCACCGCGTTCTGCGCGCCGTGATCTCGCTCGTGACGGTCGTGAGTCTGTTTGGCTGGCCGTACAGCGTGCTGCTGCCGGTCTTCGCGCGCGACGTGCTCCATGTCGGTGTGAGTGGGTACGGCTATCTCATGGCCGCCAACGGCGCGGGCGCGCTCGTCGGGGCTCTTACGCTCGCGTCGCTCGGGGATTCACCACACAAACGGAAGCTGTTCTACGGCGGACTGTTTGGCTTCTGCATCATGCTCTGCGTCTTCGCGCTGTCACGAGTTTACTGGCTCTCGGCTGCGGCGCTGACGGGCTCGGGGTTCTTCATGATCATCTTCTTCGCAACCGCCAACACCGCAGTCCAGACGAGTGTGCCCGACGAACTCCGCGGACGCGTCATGGGCATCTATTCACTCGCCTTCATCGGCCTAACGCCATTCGGCAGCCTCATCGCGGGTTCACTCGCCCACGTAACCAGCGCCTCGTTCACGGTCACGATGGGCAGCGTGATCTGCCTGATCGCCGGCCTCATCGTCATGCGAATCATGACACCGCAGCAAACCGGCCACTGA
- a CDS encoding PLDc N-terminal domain-containing protein produces the protein MAPLSGLAGLVVLILDIIAIVDCLKSNADVVKKLLWILVILLLPLLGMLLYFLLARGK, from the coding sequence ATGGCACCATTATCTGGCCTGGCTGGTTTGGTCGTTCTGATCCTGGACATCATCGCAATCGTCGATTGCCTTAAAAGCAACGCGGATGTCGTCAAAAAGCTGCTGTGGATTCTCGTGATCCTCCTGCTCCCCCTCCTCGGCATGCTCCTGTATTTCCTGCTCGCCCGCGGGAAATAA